The following are encoded in a window of Lactobacillus panisapium genomic DNA:
- the rpsS gene encoding 30S ribosomal protein S19, which translates to MSRSIKKGPFADASLLKKVDAQADTEKKQVIKTWSRRSTIFPSFVGLTIAVYDGRKHVPVYITEDMVGHKLGEFVPTRTFHGHKTSDDKATK; encoded by the coding sequence ATGAGCCGTAGTATTAAAAAAGGGCCTTTTGCAGACGCATCTTTGCTAAAGAAAGTTGATGCACAAGCAGACACAGAGAAAAAACAGGTTATTAAAACCTGGTCACGTCGTTCAACTATTTTCCCTTCCTTCGTTGGTTTGACTATAGCTGTTTACGATGGTAGAAAACATGTTCCAGTTTACATTACTGAAGACATGGTTGGTCACAAGTTAGGTGAATTTGTTCCAACAAGAACTTTCCATGGACACAAGACATCTGACGATAAGGCAACTAAATAG
- the rplP gene encoding 50S ribosomal protein L16: protein MPLVPKRVKHRREFRGKMRGAAKGGKTIAFGEYGLQALESHWITNQQIEAARVAMTRYMKRGGKVWIRIFPQKSYTAKGVGVRMGSGKGAPAGWVAVVKREKIMFEIGGVSEATAREALRLASTKLPIKCKFVTKSSEVGGNSNEG, encoded by the coding sequence ATGCCTCTAGTACCAAAAAGGGTAAAGCACCGTCGTGAATTCCGTGGTAAGATGCGTGGTGCTGCTAAGGGTGGCAAAACCATTGCCTTTGGTGAATATGGTTTACAAGCTCTTGAATCACACTGGATTACTAACCAACAAATCGAAGCTGCTCGTGTTGCGATGACTCGTTACATGAAGCGTGGTGGTAAAGTTTGGATTAGAATTTTCCCTCAAAAGTCATACACTGCTAAAGGTGTAGGTGTACGTATGGGTTCTGGTAAAGGTGCACCAGCCGGCTGGGTAGCTGTTGTTAAGAGAGAAAAGATTATGTTTGAAATTGGTGGCGTTAGCGAAGCAACTGCTCGTGAAGCTTTAAGACTTGCTTCAACTAAGTTACCAATTAAATGTAAGTTTGTGACTAAAAGTTCGGAAGTAGGTGGCAATTCTAATGAAGGCTAA
- the rpsC gene encoding 30S ribosomal protein S3 yields MGQKINPNGFRLGVIRDWESKWYADRGYKETLNEDLKIRKFISKKLKDASVSTVEIERAANRINVSINTSKPGMVIGKGGSEVEALRKELNALTNKQVHVNIVEIKKPDLDAKLVADSIASQLEARIAFRRAMRQATQRTMRAGAKGIRVQTSGRLNGADMARREWHTEGRVPLQTLRADIDYAWVNAFTTYGEIGVQVWINRGEVLPSKSKKPEKAVKGGNK; encoded by the coding sequence ATGGGTCAGAAAATTAACCCAAATGGTTTTCGTCTCGGCGTAATTCGTGACTGGGAATCTAAATGGTATGCTGACAGAGGATACAAAGAAACCTTAAATGAAGACCTGAAGATCAGAAAATTCATTTCTAAGAAATTAAAGGATGCCTCTGTTTCTACTGTTGAAATTGAACGTGCAGCAAACAGAATCAACGTATCAATTAATACCTCAAAACCAGGTATGGTAATTGGTAAAGGTGGTTCTGAAGTTGAAGCTTTAAGAAAAGAATTAAATGCTTTGACTAACAAGCAAGTTCACGTTAACATTGTCGAAATTAAGAAACCAGATCTTGATGCTAAATTAGTAGCAGATAGTATTGCAAGTCAACTTGAAGCTCGTATTGCTTTTAGACGTGCAATGCGCCAAGCTACTCAAAGAACTATGCGTGCTGGTGCTAAAGGAATCAGAGTTCAAACTTCTGGTCGTTTAAACGGTGCTGACATGGCAAGAAGAGAATGGCATACTGAAGGTCGTGTTCCATTACAAACTTTAAGAGCTGACATTGACTATGCTTGGGTAAATGCCTTCACTACTTATGGTGAAATTGGTGTTCAAGTATGGATCAACCGTGGTGAAGTCTTACCTTCAAAGAGTAAGAAACCTGAAAAAGCTGTGAAGGGAGGAAACAAATAA
- the rplV gene encoding 50S ribosomal protein L22 — protein MAEQISSARAEARTVRIAPRKARLVVDLIRGKDVAEALAILQFTPRAASPIVEKVLRSAIANAEHNYDLESANLYVSEAYVNEGATLKRFRPRAKGMASPINKRTSHVVVVVSEKND, from the coding sequence ATGGCAGAACAAATTAGTTCAGCTAGGGCTGAAGCAAGAACTGTTCGTATTGCTCCAAGAAAAGCACGTTTAGTCGTTGACTTAATTCGCGGTAAAGACGTTGCAGAAGCATTAGCAATCTTGCAATTTACGCCTAGAGCTGCTTCCCCAATCGTTGAAAAAGTTTTACGCTCAGCAATCGCTAACGCGGAACACAACTACGATCTCGAAAGTGCTAACCTTTACGTATCAGAAGCATACGTAAACGAAGGTGCAACTTTAAAGAGATTTAGACCACGTGCCAAAGGTATGGCTTCTCCAATTAACAAGAGAACAAGTCATGTAGTTGTAGTAGTTTCAGAAAAGAACGATTAA
- the rpsQ gene encoding 30S ribosomal protein S17, with protein sequence MSESIERNRRHVYQGRVISDKNDKTITVVVDTYKNHPVYKKRIKYSKKYYAQDEKNEAKVGDTVRIMETRPLSRTKRFRLVKIVKKSV encoded by the coding sequence TTGAGCGAATCAATCGAAAGAAATCGTCGTCACGTATATCAAGGTCGAGTAATTTCTGATAAGAATGACAAAACTATCACTGTTGTTGTTGATACTTACAAGAATCACCCTGTTTACAAGAAGCGTATCAAATATTCTAAGAAATATTACGCACAAGACGAAAAAAATGAAGCTAAAGTTGGCGATACTGTTCGTATCATGGAAACCCGTCCATTATCTCGTACAAAGCGCTTCCGTTTAGTAAAAATTGTCAAGAAATCTGTATAG
- the rpmC gene encoding 50S ribosomal protein L29: MKAKDIRALTTDQMLDKEKQYKEELFNLRFQQATGQLENTARLSKVRKNIARIKTILSEDALKKD; this comes from the coding sequence ATGAAGGCTAAAGATATCAGAGCACTAACCACTGATCAGATGTTGGACAAGGAAAAGCAATACAAAGAAGAACTCTTTAATTTGCGTTTTCAACAAGCAACGGGTCAATTAGAAAATACCGCTCGCCTAAGCAAAGTCCGCAAGAACATCGCTAGAATTAAAACAATTCTAAGTGAAGATGCATTGAAGAAAGATTAG
- the rplB gene encoding 50S ribosomal protein L2 has protein sequence MAIKIYKPTTNGRRNMTSSDFAEITKSKPERTLLESQSHTAGRNSYGHITSRHRGGGHKQKYRIIDFKRNKDNAKAVVKAIEYDPNRTANIALLHYTDGIKAYILAPKGLKVGDVVESGPNADIKPGNALPLKNIPTGTSIHNIELRPGKGGQLVRSAGANAQVLGSDGKYTLVRLQSGEVRKILSTCRATIGVVGNEQHSLIQLGKAGRSRWLGRRPQSRGSVMNPNDHPHGGGEGKAPVGRPQPMTPWGKKARGIKTRNSKRASEKLIIRHRKGNK, from the coding sequence TTGGCTATTAAGATTTATAAGCCAACCACAAATGGTCGCCGTAATATGACTTCTTCCGACTTTGCTGAGATTACTAAGAGCAAGCCAGAACGTACCTTGCTTGAATCACAATCACACACTGCAGGTCGTAACTCATATGGTCATATTACAAGTAGACACCGTGGTGGTGGTCATAAGCAAAAGTACCGTATCATCGATTTCAAGCGTAACAAGGACAATGCAAAAGCTGTTGTTAAGGCTATCGAATACGATCCAAACAGAACTGCTAACATTGCACTTCTTCACTACACTGATGGTATCAAAGCTTACATTTTAGCTCCTAAAGGATTAAAAGTTGGCGATGTAGTTGAATCTGGTCCTAATGCAGACATTAAGCCAGGTAATGCTTTACCATTAAAGAACATTCCTACTGGTACTTCAATTCACAACATTGAATTAAGACCTGGTAAGGGTGGACAACTTGTCAGAAGTGCTGGTGCCAATGCTCAAGTTTTGGGTAGTGACGGTAAGTACACTTTAGTTAGACTTCAAAGTGGCGAAGTTCGTAAGATCTTGTCAACTTGTCGTGCAACTATTGGTGTTGTTGGTAACGAACAACACTCATTGATTCAATTAGGTAAGGCTGGCCGTAGCCGCTGGTTAGGCAGACGTCCACAATCACGTGGTTCTGTAATGAACCCTAACGATCACCCACATGGTGGTGGTGAAGGTAAGGCTCCAGTTGGTCGTCCACAACCTATGACTCCTTGGGGTAAGAAAGCTCGCGGTATCAAGACTAGAAATAGTAAGAGAGCTAGCGAGAAGTTAATTATTCGTCACCGTAAGGGTAACAAGTAA